The proteins below come from a single Candidatus Acidiferrales bacterium genomic window:
- the katG gene encoding catalase/peroxidase HPI: MSEENKCPVTGGRGTSNREWWPNQLRLDILHQHSSKSNPMGEDFNYAKEFKKLDFAALKKDLRALMTDSQDWWPADFGHYGPLFIRMAWHSAGTYRTSDGRGGAGHGNQRFAPLNSWPDNVNLDKARRLLWPIKQKYSRKISWGDLMILAGNVALESMGFKTFGFGGGREDIWEPEQDTYWGSEKKWLDDKRYSGDRDLENPLAAVQMGLIYVNPEGPNGNPDPIAAAKDIRETFARMAMNDEETVALIAGGHTFGKTHGAGDAKHVGPEPEAAGIEEQGLGWKSSFGTGKNGDAITSGLEVTWTTTPTKWSNNFFQNLFGYEWELTKSPAGAHQWKPKDEAGAGTVPHAHDPSKHIAPSMLTTDLSLRFDPVYEKISRRFMEHPDQFADAFARAWFKLTHRDMGPRARYLGPEVPKEELIWQDPIPKVNHKLIDAKDIVSLKRKILASGLPISQLVSTAWASASTFRGSDKRGGANGARIRLAPQKDWQVNQPARLAKVLKTLEAIQSAFNKAKSRGKKVSLADLIVLAGCAGIEKAAKNAGYKVTVPFTPGRMDASQAQTDVASFAVLEPVADGFRNYLKSKFSVSAEELLIDRAQLLTLTAPEMTVLIGGMRVLNTNFGQTKHGVFTKRPEALTNDFFVNLLDMGTTWKAVSEDHDVFEGLDRKTGKLKWTATRVDLIFGSNSQFRALAEVYGCKDSQEKFVNDFIEVWKKVMNLDRFDLARS; encoded by the coding sequence ATGAGTGAAGAGAACAAGTGCCCGGTAACCGGCGGCAGAGGCACATCGAACCGAGAATGGTGGCCGAACCAGCTGCGGCTCGATATCCTGCACCAGCATTCCTCCAAGTCCAATCCGATGGGCGAGGATTTCAACTACGCGAAAGAGTTCAAGAAGCTCGACTTCGCGGCACTGAAGAAGGATCTCCGTGCCCTGATGACAGACTCGCAGGACTGGTGGCCGGCTGACTTCGGCCACTACGGACCTCTGTTCATCCGCATGGCATGGCATAGCGCCGGTACGTACCGCACCAGCGACGGCCGAGGCGGCGCAGGTCACGGTAACCAGCGGTTTGCTCCCCTCAACAGCTGGCCCGACAATGTCAACCTCGACAAAGCACGCAGGCTGCTTTGGCCGATCAAACAGAAGTATAGCAGGAAAATTTCCTGGGGCGACCTGATGATCCTCGCCGGCAACGTTGCTCTGGAATCGATGGGATTCAAGACATTCGGTTTCGGCGGCGGGCGTGAAGACATCTGGGAACCGGAACAGGACACCTACTGGGGTTCCGAAAAGAAGTGGCTGGATGACAAGCGTTACTCCGGCGACCGGGATCTTGAAAATCCTCTCGCCGCCGTGCAGATGGGACTGATTTATGTCAATCCGGAAGGTCCCAACGGCAACCCGGATCCGATAGCGGCGGCCAAGGACATCCGCGAGACTTTTGCTCGCATGGCAATGAATGATGAAGAAACGGTGGCGCTCATCGCGGGCGGCCACACCTTCGGCAAGACCCACGGCGCCGGTGATGCAAAACATGTGGGGCCTGAGCCGGAAGCTGCTGGCATCGAGGAGCAGGGCCTCGGCTGGAAGAGTAGCTTTGGCACGGGCAAAAACGGCGACGCGATCACCAGCGGCCTGGAAGTTACATGGACTACCACGCCAACAAAGTGGAGCAACAACTTTTTCCAGAACCTGTTCGGCTATGAATGGGAGTTGACGAAGAGCCCGGCAGGTGCGCACCAGTGGAAGCCGAAGGATGAGGCTGGCGCTGGAACGGTGCCGCATGCCCACGACCCATCAAAGCATATTGCGCCATCAATGCTGACTACCGATCTCTCCCTGCGGTTTGACCCTGTTTACGAAAAGATTTCGAGGCGCTTCATGGAACATCCGGATCAATTTGCGGACGCGTTCGCCCGGGCGTGGTTCAAGTTGACGCATCGGGATATGGGTCCGCGTGCACGCTATCTTGGCCCGGAGGTTCCGAAAGAAGAGCTTATCTGGCAAGACCCCATTCCTAAAGTCAATCACAAACTGATTGATGCAAAGGACATCGTCTCCTTGAAGCGTAAGATCCTGGCTTCCGGCCTTCCGATCTCGCAACTGGTTTCAACTGCCTGGGCATCTGCGTCCACCTTCCGTGGCTCTGACAAACGCGGCGGTGCCAACGGTGCCCGCATTCGTCTGGCTCCGCAGAAGGATTGGCAAGTGAACCAGCCTGCCCGGTTGGCAAAGGTGCTCAAGACCTTGGAGGCGATCCAGAGTGCTTTCAACAAAGCGAAGTCTCGCGGCAAGAAGGTATCATTGGCTGACCTGATTGTTCTGGCCGGCTGCGCGGGCATCGAAAAGGCCGCGAAGAATGCCGGTTACAAAGTAACGGTTCCTTTCACACCGGGACGCATGGATGCTTCGCAGGCGCAGACCGACGTGGCATCTTTCGCCGTGCTCGAACCGGTCGCGGATGGTTTCCGCAACTACCTCAAATCCAAATTTTCTGTATCGGCCGAAGAACTGCTGATAGATAGGGCACAATTGCTGACGCTGACCGCGCCCGAGATGACGGTTCTTATAGGAGGCATGCGCGTCCTGAATACTAACTTCGGACAGACCAAGCACGGAGTCTTTACGAAGCGACCAGAGGCTCTGACCAACGACTTCTTCGTGAACCTGCTCGACATGGGCACGACGTGGAAAGCTGTGTCCGAAGACCACGACGTGTTCGAAGGGCTTGATCGCAAGACAGGTAAATTGAAGTGGACCGCTACGCGTGTCGATCTGATCTTCGGTTCCAACTCCCAGTTCCGGGCCCTGGCCGAAGTCTACGGATGCAAAGACTCCCAGGAGAAGTTTGTGAATGACTTCATAGAGGTGTGGAAAAAAGTCATGAACCTTGACCGTTTCGATCTCGCCAGATCGTAG
- a CDS encoding methyltransferase domain-containing protein, whose product MKRQGKYDWETVYAEMPVEEMHWYYPTLDPDLEKTLKDYNIKSGTFLDLGTGPGTQAIELAKRGFTVTGTDISKDAVKRASKLSDKVQFIQDDILNSKVNRQFDYVFDRGCFHVMSEENRPKYLETVSRLLKTDGLLFIKCFSDKEPDIGRGPYRFSKEMMGRIFADHFDIESIRDTEYQGTRKPTPKALFVILKLRRENKKI is encoded by the coding sequence ATGAAACGTCAAGGGAAGTATGACTGGGAAACAGTCTATGCTGAAATGCCAGTTGAGGAAATGCACTGGTATTATCCCACACTCGACCCCGACCTCGAGAAAACGTTGAAAGATTATAACATTAAGTCGGGGACTTTCCTGGATTTGGGCACCGGACCGGGGACGCAAGCTATCGAACTTGCAAAAAGAGGATTTACCGTTACAGGTACGGACATATCCAAAGATGCCGTTAAGAGGGCCTCAAAGCTATCGGACAAAGTTCAGTTCATCCAGGACGATATACTCAATTCCAAAGTCAATCGACAATTTGACTATGTTTTTGACAGGGGATGTTTTCATGTGATGAGCGAGGAGAACCGACCAAAGTACTTAGAAACAGTAAGTCGATTGTTGAAGACGGACGGATTGCTATTCATAAAGTGTTTTAGTGACAAGGAACCAGATATAGGCAGAGGACCTTATCGTTTCTCAAAGGAAATGATGGGACGAATTTTCGCCGATCATTTTGACATTGAGAGCATTCGCGACACGGAATATCAGGGAACCAGAAAGCCCACCCCAAAGGCACTCTTTGTAATATTGAAGTTAAGGAGAGAGAATAAAAAGATATGA
- a CDS encoding NAD(P)H-binding protein yields MSTKRIVVVGATGALGSKIVKALLDRGAEVTAMVRATSNRSRLQQMGVKNFVVGDMMDKSSLKEALSPNHGFDAIVASAAGYTRHSKGDSTKTDTIGYQNLVDATKTAGIPRFVLISILESDKAKNVPHFYNKYMTEKYLAEKQQPFIVLRPGAFFDWSKDFLLKKIKKGVVPVFFVDVDYGTIYTPDLARYAAMAATTLPESELNTAIDVGWSEPVNGEKLAAAFERVLKKPIEAKPVVPSFVVKVIAPIIAALSSNMRDMLEMVKWVNTGVYVSKNTERQKQLFGDLPTIEEAVRRYCKDNDLIPK; encoded by the coding sequence ATGAGTACAAAAAGGATTGTCGTAGTGGGTGCCACAGGCGCATTAGGAAGTAAAATCGTGAAAGCCCTTTTAGACCGGGGTGCTGAAGTTACGGCAATGGTTAGAGCAACCAGCAACAGAAGCAGACTTCAACAGATGGGCGTTAAAAATTTTGTTGTCGGTGATATGATGGATAAATCTTCTCTAAAGGAAGCTCTTTCACCCAATCACGGCTTTGACGCAATAGTCGCCAGTGCCGCCGGATACACAAGACACTCAAAAGGTGATAGTACAAAGACAGATACGATCGGATATCAAAACCTGGTTGATGCCACTAAAACGGCAGGCATTCCAAGATTTGTACTTATATCTATTCTCGAGAGCGATAAGGCCAAGAATGTGCCCCACTTCTATAACAAGTACATGACTGAAAAATACCTTGCCGAAAAGCAGCAGCCGTTCATTGTGCTGAGACCGGGAGCTTTCTTTGACTGGTCAAAGGATTTTCTGCTTAAGAAAATAAAGAAAGGCGTCGTGCCGGTGTTTTTTGTTGACGTAGATTATGGAACAATCTATACGCCCGACCTGGCCCGTTATGCAGCCATGGCAGCCACAACCCTTCCAGAATCTGAACTGAACACAGCTATCGATGTAGGATGGAGTGAACCGGTAAATGGCGAAAAATTGGCAGCCGCTTTTGAAAGAGTGCTCAAGAAGCCGATCGAAGCTAAACCAGTTGTCCCATCATTCGTCGTGAAAGTAATTGCACCCATTATTGCCGCCCTCAGCAGCAACATGCGTGACATGTTGGAAATGGTAAAATGGGTGAACACCGGTGTCTACGTCAGCAAAAACACGGAAAGACAAAAGCAACTCTTCGGTGATTTGCCAACTATTGAAGAAGCCGTCAGGAGATATTGCAAGGACAACGATTTAATTCCAAAGTAA
- a CDS encoding helix-turn-helix domain-containing protein has product MSKKKLQRTEFKCSLKDVLDILGGKWAIPIIYTLLDGTKRFMELERGIPNINTRMLVKELKNMEANGILVREVLATVPPTVKYSLTHKGKKLGPIITDLHKWGEEFVD; this is encoded by the coding sequence ATGAGCAAAAAAAAATTACAAAGGACCGAATTCAAGTGTTCCCTGAAAGACGTTTTGGATATTCTGGGAGGTAAATGGGCAATTCCTATAATCTACACCCTCCTAGATGGGACGAAGCGTTTTATGGAACTGGAACGCGGTATTCCAAATATCAATACCAGGATGCTGGTTAAAGAGCTGAAGAATATGGAGGCAAATGGAATTTTGGTAAGAGAAGTATTGGCCACCGTTCCACCGACTGTTAAGTATTCTTTAACCCATAAAGGTAAAAAATTGGGACCTATAATCACCGATTTGCACAAATGGGGAGAAGAATTTGTTGACTGA
- a CDS encoding helix-turn-helix domain-containing protein: protein MAILPDIGDLIIQQFDGRSFPIMVMVHTHFKLGLLEFPQFHPCVAILDVELIAKKPISKAYPKALLTLGDHIRKKRLDLNLHQIDVSKIINVDEMTVVGWELNHCEPLTRHIPKIIGFLCYLPEDLFPAKTLGQKIKRYRQLHGMTRKQLAKQLHIDKTTLDRLETNKGKTSRETVKKIANFLKSLG from the coding sequence TTGGCGATCCTGCCAGACATTGGCGACCTGATCATCCAACAATTCGACGGCCGTAGTTTTCCTATCATGGTCATGGTACACACACATTTCAAATTAGGGCTATTAGAGTTTCCGCAATTCCACCCCTGCGTTGCCATTCTGGATGTCGAATTAATCGCCAAAAAGCCCATTTCCAAAGCCTATCCAAAGGCACTTCTGACCCTTGGCGATCACATACGAAAGAAACGACTTGACCTCAACCTCCATCAGATTGACGTTTCCAAGATAATAAACGTGGATGAAATGACCGTAGTAGGTTGGGAGTTGAATCATTGCGAACCACTTACAAGACATATCCCAAAGATTATCGGTTTTCTATGTTATCTGCCCGAGGACCTCTTTCCTGCGAAAACCCTAGGTCAGAAGATCAAACGGTACAGGCAGCTTCATGGCATGACCAGAAAACAACTTGCGAAGCAACTCCATATTGACAAAACTACGTTGGACCGTTTGGAAACGAACAAAGGGAAAACTTCGCGGGAGACCGTGAAAAAGATAGCTAATTTTCTCAAATCGCTCGGCTAA
- a CDS encoding class I SAM-dependent methyltransferase, with protein sequence MHKKRYSGEVERLRNPERIELLEVERVVPSVLDGINAQSILDIGTGSGIFAEAFAKEGVSVSGIDPNPDMLKAAQEFVPSGTFRFGTVEKIPFPDKTFDLVFLGHVLHESDDLVKALYESKRCAKQRVAILEWPYKQEESGPPLEHRLKTEEIIAGAKKVGFPQMESIQLQHMVLFKFTI encoded by the coding sequence ATGCACAAAAAACGATATAGTGGAGAAGTCGAACGGCTTCGAAATCCGGAACGCATTGAACTTCTTGAAGTGGAACGAGTCGTACCTTCGGTTCTCGACGGAATCAACGCACAGAGCATTTTGGATATCGGGACGGGAAGTGGAATTTTTGCTGAAGCATTCGCGAAGGAAGGAGTGTCTGTTTCGGGTATCGATCCTAACCCTGACATGCTGAAAGCAGCGCAAGAGTTCGTTCCGTCTGGAACATTCCGCTTTGGGACCGTCGAGAAGATTCCTTTTCCCGATAAGACTTTCGATCTCGTCTTCTTAGGTCATGTCCTGCACGAATCTGATGATCTCGTTAAGGCGCTTTACGAATCCAAGCGCTGCGCTAAGCAACGGGTCGCGATCTTGGAATGGCCTTACAAACAAGAGGAAAGTGGTCCGCCGCTGGAACATCGTCTCAAGACTGAAGAAATCATTGCAGGTGCGAAGAAGGTTGGTTTCCCTCAGATGGAATCGATACAATTACAGCATATGGTATTATTCAAGTTTACAATATAG
- a CDS encoding DUF2892 domain-containing protein, with protein MKKNMGSVDRTIRVIIALLIGILYLAGQINGILALILGIVAVIFLLTSIVSFCPLYVPFKLSTKKEAAKG; from the coding sequence ATGAAGAAGAACATGGGTTCTGTCGACCGCACAATTCGAGTGATCATAGCTTTATTGATCGGCATTCTTTATCTGGCAGGTCAGATCAATGGGATACTGGCTCTCATCCTTGGAATCGTGGCTGTGATTTTCCTGTTGACAAGCATCGTGAGCTTTTGCCCTCTATATGTCCCTTTCAAGCTTTCGACAAAGAAGGAAGCCGCTAAAGGATAA
- the trxA gene encoding thioredoxin: MPEHLTKQTFLEKIFNYEKNKEWKFEGDLPAMVDFWAPWCGPCRMVGPVIDELSKEYAGKVSFYKVNTDVEQELAGVFGIQSIPSLLFVPKDGTPKMAMGALPKSELKRIIEQELLVPSLSVVA; the protein is encoded by the coding sequence ATGCCTGAGCATTTAACGAAGCAGACATTTTTAGAAAAGATTTTTAATTACGAAAAGAACAAGGAATGGAAGTTTGAAGGTGATCTACCAGCCATGGTAGACTTCTGGGCTCCCTGGTGTGGTCCATGCAGGATGGTAGGACCAGTTATTGACGAGCTCTCGAAAGAATATGCCGGGAAAGTGAGCTTCTATAAAGTGAACACCGATGTGGAGCAGGAACTTGCGGGTGTGTTTGGCATTCAAAGCATCCCGTCGCTTCTTTTCGTTCCCAAAGATGGAACGCCCAAGATGGCTATGGGTGCACTGCCGAAATCCGAGCTGAAGAGAATCATTGAACAAGAATTATTGGTTCCCAGTTTGTCAGTGGTCGCGTGA
- a CDS encoding DUF6132 family protein, translating into MKNLVVFIRRYFTGSTLHKRILYVFLGAAGGYAYYHFIGCSSGACPISSDPWISTFYGMAMGYILAIGKYEKKSDEH; encoded by the coding sequence GTGAAGAATCTTGTAGTCTTCATCCGAAGATATTTTACCGGATCAACCTTACATAAGCGCATTCTGTACGTGTTTCTCGGGGCTGCCGGAGGTTATGCGTACTACCATTTCATCGGCTGTAGCTCGGGCGCATGTCCGATCTCAAGCGATCCCTGGATTAGCACGTTCTACGGAATGGCAATGGGGTACATCCTGGCGATCGGAAAATATGAAAAGAAGAGCGACGAGCATTAA
- a CDS encoding DsrE family protein: MAEKMIVVCNGSAPSNIMPALIFASSGIALDYEVHMFFCPAGAQALVKGELEKIGTPKGMPNPVDLFNTIMDQKGKVVFCELAIENKGINPKDLRDNRIVVEKVPPFLMGASGAGMTFVF; the protein is encoded by the coding sequence ATGGCTGAGAAGATGATCGTCGTATGCAACGGTTCAGCACCGAGCAATATCATGCCGGCGTTGATTTTTGCCTCATCCGGCATTGCACTCGACTATGAGGTGCACATGTTTTTCTGTCCGGCTGGTGCACAAGCGCTGGTCAAAGGTGAACTCGAAAAGATCGGCACGCCGAAAGGAATGCCGAATCCTGTTGACCTATTCAATACTATCATGGACCAGAAAGGTAAAGTCGTTTTCTGCGAGCTTGCCATCGAGAACAAGGGAATCAATCCGAAAGACCTGCGTGACAATCGCATAGTCGTGGAGAAAGTACCCCCGTTTCTAATGGGTGCGAGCGGTGCGGGAATGACCTTCGTATTCTGA
- a CDS encoding 4Fe-4S dicluster domain-containing protein, whose amino-acid sequence MSYRADPSFLSQLREYGAVNIESCFNCGNCTAVCPLSSDEDNFPRRMIRYGQLGMKDKLLGSKELWLCYSCGECTATCPRQADPGEFMAAARRFAIAGYDRLRLASLMYTSPLFNVLFLLLLAAVLGTFIYSFHGPMPTQSLRLFDFIPSEVIHDVGVIAGLVVIMIAVGGSISMISSIRKSIAIPEDLRVDHKSAVIETIKEVFMQERYRQDCESYSRTQRWYSQKWFLHASMLWGFMGLFLATAMDFLLALMGIKPTGTWVPIWYPVRLLGTLAGLMLVYGVTGIIIKRLLKGDDSYRHSTVSDWSFLALLWLSAVTGFALEIAVYLPEPHVWSYWMLIAHLVAVGELLILLPFTKFAHIIYRTIALYVQALRPVPETEPVVAEVKE is encoded by the coding sequence GTGAGTTATCGAGCGGATCCGAGCTTCCTTTCCCAGCTTCGAGAATATGGAGCGGTGAATATCGAGTCATGCTTTAATTGCGGCAACTGTACTGCTGTGTGTCCTCTCTCTTCGGACGAAGACAACTTCCCGCGCAGGATGATCCGCTACGGTCAGCTCGGAATGAAGGATAAGCTTCTCGGAAGCAAAGAACTTTGGCTCTGCTATTCATGCGGTGAGTGCACGGCAACATGTCCGCGACAGGCTGATCCGGGAGAATTCATGGCGGCAGCGAGACGATTTGCAATTGCGGGGTATGATCGACTCAGATTGGCCAGCCTGATGTACACCTCACCGTTATTTAACGTTCTGTTTCTTCTTCTACTGGCGGCGGTGCTCGGAACTTTCATTTACTCTTTCCATGGTCCAATGCCGACTCAATCGCTTCGACTGTTCGACTTCATTCCCTCCGAGGTGATACATGATGTCGGGGTAATCGCCGGGCTTGTCGTCATCATGATAGCTGTGGGCGGAAGTATCAGCATGATTTCCAGCATCAGAAAGAGCATCGCAATTCCTGAAGACCTCCGCGTAGATCATAAGTCCGCTGTCATTGAAACGATCAAAGAAGTTTTCATGCAGGAGAGATATCGACAAGATTGCGAGTCCTATTCGAGAACTCAGCGGTGGTATTCTCAGAAATGGTTTCTGCACGCGTCGATGCTGTGGGGATTCATGGGATTGTTCCTCGCGACGGCAATGGATTTTCTCCTTGCACTCATGGGAATTAAGCCGACGGGAACATGGGTGCCTATCTGGTATCCTGTCCGACTGCTCGGAACGCTCGCAGGGCTCATGCTTGTGTACGGTGTAACAGGGATCATTATCAAGCGACTGTTAAAAGGCGACGACTCATATCGACATTCAACAGTGAGTGACTGGTCTTTTCTCGCGCTCTTGTGGCTGTCTGCGGTTACGGGATTCGCGCTGGAGATCGCTGTTTATCTGCCGGAGCCGCACGTATGGAGTTACTGGATGCTTATTGCTCATTTGGTTGCTGTCGGAGAGCTGCTTATACTTCTGCCTTTCACAAAGTTTGCACATATCATTTATAGAACAATAGCTCTTTACGTTCAGGCTCTCAGGCCCGTCCCTGAAACGGAACCTGTCGTGGCTGAAGTGAAGGAATGA
- a CDS encoding CoB--CoM heterodisulfide reductase iron-sulfur subunit A family protein — protein MSDNPEKREMEGVEPRIGVYICDCGGNISDTVNCQKVAEALPRLPNVAVSRRCQFMCSDIGQKLITEDIRENGVNRVVVGACSIFLHEQTFRKTVQRAGLNPYFYYHIGLREQDSWVHHDCPLEATEKAVRMMSAGVAKASKMRPLESIRLDAEKHVLVIGGGVAGLRAALSIARGGLRVTLIEKSNSLGGHVMQWNRLFPTDEDARKVVNRLIADVMAEKKIEVMTETEVISSKGYVGNFEVRIRKQSTETDLKIGAIVIATGFEPYDPYQGELGYGIYPEVITLPKLESILSNHTDHELMWNNHAVRSVAMIHCVGSRQVEGVHKPQSDGKVNDYCSRVCCTATLAAANEIREKFPNVNVYDVYQDIRAYGRGHEDYYLRASKNRVTFLRYFAEEVPEVVHAEEGDQFPLLVKVKDHLTWGEEVQLPVDLVVLSVGMMPSPIQDLMSMFKVAPGSDRFLLEVHPKLRPVETAVPGVVLAGTAQAPMNVLESCAAAEAAASKVSILLCRGEVELEPYVARVDPNLCEGSGECVRLCPQEGAIHLETVNVAGKSTQRAVVTEANCNGCGVCVSACPNRAIDVQGWQLDEYEAMVQAIAADVPSLEDIA, from the coding sequence ATGTCTGATAATCCTGAGAAGAGGGAAATGGAGGGAGTGGAGCCGAGGATCGGCGTTTACATTTGTGACTGCGGCGGGAACATCAGCGATACGGTGAACTGTCAGAAAGTTGCAGAAGCTCTACCAAGACTTCCGAACGTGGCTGTGTCACGGCGCTGTCAGTTTATGTGCTCAGATATTGGCCAGAAGCTTATCACCGAGGACATCAGGGAGAACGGCGTCAATCGTGTCGTCGTGGGAGCGTGCTCCATTTTCCTTCACGAGCAGACTTTTCGAAAGACAGTCCAGCGTGCAGGATTGAATCCGTACTTCTATTATCACATCGGGTTACGAGAGCAGGACAGTTGGGTGCACCATGATTGTCCGCTTGAAGCAACAGAAAAGGCTGTGAGGATGATGTCTGCAGGCGTTGCGAAAGCAAGCAAGATGCGACCGCTCGAGTCAATTCGTCTCGATGCCGAGAAACACGTCCTCGTCATCGGCGGCGGAGTGGCGGGATTGCGTGCTGCCCTTTCGATTGCTCGCGGCGGATTGAGAGTGACGCTCATCGAGAAAAGCAACTCCCTCGGCGGACACGTCATGCAGTGGAATCGGCTTTTCCCGACAGATGAAGATGCCCGCAAAGTTGTGAACCGTCTCATCGCCGATGTGATGGCTGAGAAGAAAATCGAAGTGATGACAGAAACGGAAGTGATCTCCTCGAAAGGATATGTCGGAAATTTCGAGGTAAGAATTCGAAAACAATCCACCGAGACCGACTTAAAAATTGGCGCAATCGTCATTGCGACTGGTTTCGAACCGTACGATCCATACCAGGGCGAGCTTGGCTACGGAATTTATCCCGAAGTTATCACGCTGCCTAAACTCGAAAGCATCCTGTCAAACCATACCGACCACGAGCTAATGTGGAACAACCATGCTGTCCGCAGCGTCGCGATGATCCATTGCGTAGGGAGCCGACAGGTCGAAGGCGTGCACAAGCCTCAGTCCGACGGCAAAGTGAACGACTATTGCTCGCGGGTTTGCTGTACTGCCACGCTGGCAGCTGCAAATGAAATCCGTGAGAAATTCCCCAATGTAAATGTGTACGATGTCTATCAGGACATCCGCGCTTACGGCCGCGGTCATGAAGATTATTATTTGAGAGCCTCGAAGAACCGCGTTACGTTCCTTCGCTACTTTGCCGAGGAAGTGCCCGAGGTTGTCCATGCTGAAGAAGGCGACCAATTTCCCCTCCTGGTGAAAGTAAAAGACCATCTGACATGGGGAGAAGAGGTCCAACTGCCCGTGGATTTGGTTGTCCTTTCCGTTGGTATGATGCCGAGTCCCATTCAGGATTTGATGAGCATGTTCAAAGTTGCTCCGGGGAGCGATCGGTTCCTTCTTGAGGTGCATCCCAAACTAAGGCCCGTCGAGACGGCGGTTCCGGGCGTTGTATTAGCTGGCACGGCACAGGCACCCATGAACGTTCTGGAGAGTTGCGCAGCTGCAGAGGCTGCGGCTTCAAAGGTCAGCATTCTCTTGTGCCGCGGAGAAGTTGAACTTGAGCCTTACGTAGCGCGAGTGGATCCGAATCTTTGCGAGGGCAGCGGAGAGTGCGTCCGATTATGTCCGCAGGAAGGCGCCATCCACCTTGAAACAGTCAACGTTGCCGGTAAATCAACTCAGCGGGCTGTGGTGACAGAAGCGAACTGCAACGGCTGCGGAGTGTGTGTCAGTGCCTGTCCGAACAGAGCTATCGATGTCCAGGGATGGCAGCTTGACGAATATGAAGCCATGGTGCAAGCCATTGCTGCTGATGTGCCATCATTGGAGGATATCGCATGA